A DNA window from Methylocystis heyeri contains the following coding sequences:
- the hypE gene encoding hydrogenase expression/formation protein HypE codes for MNRAKPIRRKLDIKNGRVELSHGSGGRAMAQLINDIFHAAFDNDWLRSNNDQASLDALPGRLVMTTDGYVVSPLFFPGGDIGSLSVHGTINDIAMGGATPKYLSASFIIEEGFPFADLERIAQSMGEASRAAGVPIVTGDTKVVERGKADGVFISTAGVGVLPEEISLSSDKARPGDAVLVSGSMGDHGVAIMSRRENLQFDVEILSDSAPLHGLVADMIAAAGGSLRVMRDPTRGGLAAALNEIALQSDVGFAIEEALIPVKPQVAAACEFLGLDPLYVANEGKLVAICEAQAAETLLAAMRAHPLGKNASMIGHVVEDENNFVEMKTGFGGGRIVDWLSGEQLPRIC; via the coding sequence GTGAATCGCGCAAAACCCATTCGCCGAAAGCTCGATATCAAAAACGGAAGAGTGGAGCTTTCCCACGGCTCGGGCGGGCGCGCCATGGCCCAGCTCATCAATGATATTTTTCACGCCGCCTTCGACAACGACTGGCTGCGCAGCAACAACGATCAGGCTTCGCTCGACGCATTGCCGGGCCGGCTCGTGATGACCACGGACGGCTATGTGGTTTCGCCGCTGTTTTTCCCGGGAGGGGACATCGGTTCTCTATCCGTCCACGGCACCATCAACGACATTGCGATGGGCGGCGCGACGCCCAAATATCTTTCCGCGAGCTTCATCATCGAGGAAGGCTTTCCCTTTGCGGACCTCGAGCGCATCGCGCAAAGCATGGGCGAAGCCTCGCGCGCCGCTGGCGTTCCCATCGTCACCGGCGACACCAAAGTGGTCGAGCGCGGCAAGGCCGACGGGGTTTTCATTTCCACTGCGGGAGTAGGCGTGCTCCCCGAAGAAATTTCGCTTTCGAGCGACAAGGCACGGCCGGGCGACGCGGTGCTGGTCTCTGGCTCCATGGGCGATCACGGCGTCGCCATCATGTCGCGCCGGGAGAATCTTCAGTTCGACGTGGAGATCCTTTCCGACTCCGCGCCGCTGCACGGCCTCGTCGCCGATATGATCGCCGCGGCGGGAGGCTCCTTGAGGGTCATGCGCGATCCGACGCGGGGCGGTCTCGCCGCCGCGCTCAACGAGATCGCGCTTCAGTCGGATGTCGGCTTTGCGATCGAGGAGGCTCTCATTCCGGTAAAGCCTCAGGTCGCTGCGGCCTGCGAATTTCTGGGGCTCGATCCGCTCTATGTCGCCAATGAGGGCAAGCTGGTCGCAATCTGCGAAGCGCAGGCCGCGGAAACGCTGCTCGCGGCCATGCGCGCCCATCCTCTGGGAAAAAACGCGTCGATGATCGGGCATGTGGTCGAGGATGAAAACAATTTCGTCGAGATGAAAACCGGCTTTGGCGGCGGGCGCATCGTCGATTGGCTTTCGGGAGAGCAACTCCCGAGGATTTGCTGA
- a CDS encoding nickel-dependent hydrogenase large subunit — protein sequence MTQQSTSQDQAAPAAGAGVQTPNGFKLDNSGKRIVVDPVTRIEGHLRVEVNVDSDNVIRNAVSTGTMWRGIEVILKNRDPRDAWAFTERICGVCTGTHALTSVRAVEDALGITIPDNANSIRNIMQLTLQTHDHLVHFYHLHALDWVDVVSALSADPKETSALAQSISSWPLSSPGYFKDLQTRLKKFVESGQLGPFKNGYWGSKAYRLPPEANLMAVAHYLEALDFQKEIVKIHTIFGGKNPHPNWLVGGVPCAINIDGTGAVGAINIERLNLVKSIIDQTIEFIDKVYIPDVMAIGSFYKDWLYGGGLSGKSVLSYGDVPERANDYSDKSLLLPRGAIINGNLSEVHPVDHRDSHEIQEFVTHSWYKYGDETKGLHPWDGVTDPHFELGPNAKGTKTNIVELDESGKYSWIKAPRWRGHAMEVGPLARWVIGYAQGKPEFKEPVEKVLHDLGLPVSALFSTLGRTAARALEAQWAAYQERHFFEKLMANIKAGDLSTANVDKWEPQHWPKETKGVGFTEAPRGALAHWIKIKDGKIDNYQCVVPTTWNGSPRDPAGNIGAFEASLMDTPMVDPAQPLEILRTLHSFDPCLACSTHVMSEDGQEMTRVQVR from the coding sequence ATGACGCAGCAGAGCACTTCACAGGATCAAGCGGCTCCGGCCGCCGGCGCGGGCGTCCAGACGCCCAACGGCTTCAAGCTCGACAACAGCGGCAAGCGCATCGTGGTGGACCCCGTAACGCGCATCGAAGGTCACTTGCGCGTCGAGGTGAACGTCGATTCCGACAATGTCATCCGCAACGCGGTTTCGACCGGGACCATGTGGCGTGGCATCGAAGTCATCCTCAAGAATCGCGACCCGCGCGACGCCTGGGCCTTCACGGAACGGATATGCGGCGTCTGCACCGGCACGCATGCGCTCACTTCGGTGCGCGCAGTGGAAGACGCGCTGGGCATCACGATCCCGGACAACGCCAACTCCATCCGCAACATCATGCAGCTCACGCTGCAGACGCACGACCATCTCGTGCATTTCTATCATCTGCACGCGCTGGACTGGGTGGATGTGGTCTCGGCGCTTTCCGCCGATCCCAAGGAGACCTCGGCGCTGGCGCAGTCCATTTCCAGCTGGCCGCTGTCGTCGCCCGGCTATTTCAAGGACCTGCAGACCCGCCTGAAGAAATTCGTCGAATCGGGCCAGCTCGGTCCCTTCAAGAACGGCTATTGGGGCAGCAAGGCCTATAGACTGCCGCCGGAAGCCAATCTGATGGCGGTCGCGCATTATCTGGAGGCGCTCGACTTCCAGAAGGAGATCGTGAAGATCCACACGATCTTCGGCGGCAAGAATCCCCATCCCAACTGGCTGGTCGGCGGCGTGCCCTGCGCGATCAACATCGACGGGACCGGCGCGGTCGGCGCGATCAACATCGAGCGGCTCAATCTGGTCAAGAGCATCATCGACCAGACCATCGAGTTCATAGACAAGGTCTATATTCCCGACGTGATGGCGATAGGGTCCTTCTACAAGGACTGGCTCTACGGCGGCGGCCTTTCCGGCAAATCGGTGCTGTCCTATGGCGACGTGCCCGAGCGCGCCAACGACTATAGCGACAAGAGCCTGCTTCTGCCGCGCGGAGCCATCATCAACGGAAACCTCAGCGAGGTTCATCCCGTCGATCACCGCGATTCTCACGAGATCCAGGAATTCGTCACCCACTCCTGGTACAAATACGGCGACGAGACCAAGGGGCTGCATCCCTGGGACGGCGTCACCGATCCGCATTTCGAGCTGGGGCCCAACGCCAAAGGCACCAAGACCAACATCGTCGAGCTCGACGAAAGCGGCAAATATTCCTGGATCAAGGCGCCGCGCTGGCGCGGCCATGCGATGGAAGTCGGCCCGCTCGCCCGCTGGGTCATCGGCTATGCGCAGGGCAAGCCGGAGTTCAAGGAGCCGGTCGAAAAGGTTCTGCACGACCTCGGCTTGCCGGTGTCGGCGCTGTTCTCGACCCTCGGCCGCACCGCCGCCCGCGCGCTCGAGGCGCAATGGGCCGCCTATCAGGAGCGCCATTTCTTCGAAAAGCTGATGGCCAACATCAAGGCCGGCGACCTGTCGACCGCGAATGTCGACAAATGGGAGCCGCAGCACTGGCCCAAGGAGACCAAGGGCGTCGGCTTCACCGAGGCGCCTCGCGGCGCGCTGGCCCACTGGATCAAGATCAAGGACGGCAAGATCGACAATTACCAGTGCGTCGTGCCGACGACCTGGAACGGCTCGCCGCGCGATCCGGCCGGCAACATCGGCGCCTTCGAGGCTTCGCTGATGGATACGCCGATGGTCGATCCCGCCCAGCCGCTCGAAATCCTGCGGACCCTGCATTCGTTCGATCCCTGTCTCGCCTGCTCGACCCATGTCATGAGCGAGGATGGACAGGAAATGACGCGAGTGCAGGTGCGCTAG
- a CDS encoding sigma-54-dependent transcriptional regulator, producing MSVSATVLVIDDELRSRETLQRVLCDEFDVICVASAKEAEGVLQGELVQVILCDHRMAGESGVDFLKRARMTWPDSIRMIISGYADSEDIIAGVNEAGIYQYITKPWQPEKLISSVRAAAQLYRYQKEVGGAGAENKPASEVLAEKIETRRRKEQRLFEFGRIIHRPDSPVASVVALARRATEYDISVLITGASGTGKELLARAIHYGSERAGRPFVVQNCGALPDELLESELFGCKKGAYTGAYQDRIGLFELANGGSIFLDEIGETSAAFQVRLLRVLQEGEIRPLGALRSRKVNVRLIAATNRSLEEEVAAGRFRGDLYYRVAAFPIHLPPLCERPRDIELIANCILVEVNRNFRRNIKGFSREAIDGLLKYDWPGNVRELHNEIQRMVALSDTDEPLPARLLSARVLAPRRPVQNVTAGNTLKARVEALEREMIEDALRRFEGNISRAAEELGLSRVGLRNKIERYKIERDLRDDDE from the coding sequence GTGAGCGTTTCCGCGACCGTTCTCGTCATAGACGACGAGCTTCGCTCGCGCGAGACCTTGCAGCGCGTGCTGTGCGACGAATTCGACGTCATCTGCGTCGCCAGCGCCAAAGAGGCCGAAGGCGTGCTCCAGGGCGAACTGGTCCAGGTCATCCTGTGCGATCACAGAATGGCCGGCGAGAGCGGCGTCGATTTTCTGAAGCGCGCGCGCATGACCTGGCCCGATTCCATCCGCATGATCATCTCCGGCTATGCGGATTCGGAGGATATCATCGCCGGCGTCAACGAAGCCGGCATATATCAATACATCACCAAGCCCTGGCAGCCGGAAAAGCTGATTTCGAGCGTGCGCGCGGCGGCGCAGCTCTACCGCTATCAAAAAGAGGTCGGGGGCGCAGGAGCGGAAAACAAGCCCGCCTCCGAGGTGCTCGCCGAGAAAATCGAGACGCGCCGGCGCAAGGAGCAGCGGCTCTTCGAATTCGGCCGCATCATCCACCGTCCCGACAGTCCCGTCGCCTCTGTCGTCGCGCTGGCGCGCAGGGCGACGGAATATGACATTTCGGTGCTTATCACCGGCGCCTCCGGCACCGGCAAAGAGCTTCTGGCGCGCGCGATACATTATGGTTCGGAGCGCGCGGGCAGGCCTTTCGTGGTGCAGAACTGCGGGGCGCTGCCGGACGAACTGCTCGAAAGCGAGCTGTTCGGCTGCAAGAAGGGCGCTTACACCGGCGCCTATCAGGATCGCATCGGCCTCTTCGAACTCGCCAACGGAGGCTCGATCTTTCTCGACGAGATCGGCGAGACTTCGGCCGCCTTCCAGGTGCGCCTGCTGCGCGTGCTGCAGGAGGGCGAGATCCGCCCGCTCGGCGCCCTCAGATCGCGGAAAGTCAATGTTCGCCTGATCGCCGCAACCAACCGCAGCCTGGAGGAGGAAGTCGCCGCAGGGCGTTTCCGCGGCGATCTCTATTACCGCGTCGCCGCCTTTCCCATTCATCTGCCGCCGCTGTGCGAGCGGCCGCGCGACATAGAATTGATCGCGAACTGCATTCTTGTCGAGGTCAACCGCAACTTCAGGCGCAATATCAAAGGTTTTTCACGGGAGGCGATCGACGGGCTGCTCAAATATGACTGGCCGGGAAACGTGCGGGAACTGCACAATGAAATCCAGCGCATGGTGGCGCTTTCCGACACCGACGAGCCTTTGCCGGCGAGGCTGCTGTCCGCTCGCGTCCTGGCGCCCCGGCGCCCGGTCCAGAACGTCACCGCAGGAAACACGCTGAAGGCGCGGGTGGAGGCGCTGGAGCGCGAGATGATCGAAGACGCGTTGCGACGGTTCGAGGGCAACATCAGCCGCGCCGCAGAGGAGTTGGGGCTGTCCCGCGTCGGGCTGCGCAACAAGATCGAGCGCTACAAGATCGAGCGGGATCTACGCGATGATGACGAATAG
- a CDS encoding HupU protein produces the protein MSPNPFNILWLQAGSCGGCTMSTLEYGEKGWFRELESAGFRLLWHPSVSEETGEEARLALERIESGETPLHALCIEGAVLRGPDGTGLFNRLAGTGRSMLDWTQSLAARADYCVAIGSCAAFGGMAAADPDPTDAAGLQFRESDAGGALGADYRSRLGLPVVNIAGCAPHSGWIMETLSALALGALAADDLDALGRPKFIFGHLAHHGCSRNEFYEFKASAEEPSQRGCLMEHLGCKATQAAGDCNQRGWSGSGSCTRGGYACIACTSPNFEDIRDFHNTPKIGGVPVGLPADMPKAWFMVLAALSKSATPPRVRENATADHIVAMPRSERKPVE, from the coding sequence ATGAGCCCGAACCCTTTCAACATCCTCTGGCTCCAGGCCGGCAGTTGCGGCGGTTGCACCATGTCGACCCTGGAATATGGCGAAAAGGGCTGGTTCCGCGAACTCGAATCCGCCGGTTTCCGGCTGCTTTGGCATCCGAGCGTCAGCGAAGAGACCGGCGAAGAGGCGCGGCTCGCGCTGGAGCGGATCGAAAGCGGAGAGACGCCGCTTCACGCGCTGTGCATCGAGGGCGCGGTGCTGCGCGGGCCGGACGGGACGGGGCTTTTCAACCGCCTCGCGGGGACCGGCCGCTCGATGCTCGACTGGACGCAGAGCCTCGCCGCCAGGGCGGATTACTGCGTCGCGATCGGTTCCTGCGCCGCCTTCGGAGGCATGGCCGCCGCCGATCCCGATCCCACCGACGCGGCGGGCCTGCAGTTTCGTGAAAGCGACGCGGGGGGCGCTCTCGGCGCGGATTATCGTTCGCGCCTCGGTCTGCCGGTCGTCAACATCGCCGGCTGCGCGCCTCACTCGGGCTGGATAATGGAGACGCTCTCGGCGCTCGCGCTCGGGGCGCTCGCGGCCGACGATCTCGATGCGCTGGGGAGGCCGAAATTCATTTTCGGCCACCTCGCGCATCATGGCTGCAGCCGCAACGAATTTTATGAATTCAAGGCCAGCGCCGAAGAACCTTCCCAGCGCGGCTGCCTGATGGAGCATCTGGGCTGCAAGGCGACGCAGGCGGCGGGCGACTGCAACCAGCGCGGCTGGAGCGGTTCCGGCTCCTGCACCAGGGGCGGCTACGCCTGCATCGCCTGCACCTCGCCCAATTTCGAGGATATTCGCGATTTCCACAATACGCCCAAGATCGGCGGCGTTCCGGTCGGGCTTCCCGCCGACATGCCGAAAGCGTGGTTCATGGTTCTGGCGGCGCTGTCTAAATCGGCCACCCCGCCGCGCGTGCGCGAAAATGCGACGGCCGATCACATCGTCGCAATGCCGCGCTCTGAAAGAAAGCCGGTAGAATGA
- a CDS encoding PAS domain-containing sensor histidine kinase: protein MMTNRSSRPGNMLELLSGSLGLPDDAQTENIWPEVVRKVDEVYSDLIRYEADLESKNAELEEAQQFISSVIACVSDILVVSDEKGLIVQVNPAFQRLIGLDEDSLRGASLADYILAEDRSVLRRIAHGGEGNVTECELRFLCVDGVARLMAVNCSARFDHAGRRVGAVLTGRPIGELRRAYEALHNAHIELQQAQRTLIEQEKMASIGRLVAGVAHELNNPISFIYGNVHALEKYRRSLSDYFAQTGEKTRQSEAWRAHRIDAILADLPSLTEGMMEGAVRISEIVRNLRRLSFSRPAEIQRIDLERMARTAANWASRSKHRRADILFDCEPGVVAEAHEGQMHQVLVNLIVNAFDAAESVAEPRIRVAIRNLGGEAEIVVEDNGHGFAEGVADKIFEPFFTTKSVGEGTGLGLWVSYSIIKEHGGSIVAANRAGGGAVLTVRLPIDGARTPGGAQERI from the coding sequence ATGATGACGAATAGGAGTTCGAGACCCGGCAATATGCTCGAGCTTCTTTCCGGGAGCCTCGGGCTCCCCGACGACGCGCAGACCGAGAACATATGGCCGGAGGTCGTTCGCAAGGTCGACGAAGTCTATTCCGATCTCATTCGTTACGAAGCCGACCTCGAATCCAAGAACGCCGAGCTCGAAGAAGCGCAGCAGTTCATTTCCAGCGTGATCGCCTGCGTCTCGGACATTCTGGTGGTTTCCGATGAAAAAGGCCTGATCGTCCAGGTCAACCCCGCGTTCCAGCGTTTGATCGGCCTCGACGAAGACAGTCTGCGCGGGGCGTCGCTGGCGGATTACATCCTTGCCGAGGACCGCTCCGTTTTGCGCAGGATCGCCCACGGCGGCGAAGGAAACGTGACCGAATGCGAGCTGCGCTTTCTTTGCGTCGACGGCGTGGCCAGACTGATGGCGGTGAATTGCTCGGCCCGTTTCGACCATGCCGGCCGCCGGGTCGGAGCGGTGCTGACCGGCCGGCCGATAGGCGAACTGAGGCGCGCATATGAAGCGCTGCACAATGCGCACATCGAATTGCAGCAGGCCCAGCGCACCCTCATCGAACAGGAGAAGATGGCGAGCATAGGGCGTCTCGTCGCCGGCGTCGCCCATGAGCTGAACAACCCGATCAGCTTCATTTACGGCAATGTGCATGCGCTGGAGAAATACCGGCGTTCGCTTTCGGATTATTTTGCGCAGACCGGAGAGAAAACCCGCCAAAGCGAGGCTTGGCGGGCGCACCGGATCGACGCCATTCTGGCCGATCTGCCATCGCTGACGGAAGGAATGATGGAGGGGGCGGTCCGCATCAGCGAGATCGTCAGAAACCTGCGGCGCCTCTCGTTCAGCCGCCCGGCCGAGATCCAGCGGATCGATCTCGAGCGCATGGCCCGCACGGCGGCGAACTGGGCCTCGCGCAGCAAGCACAGGCGCGCCGATATCCTGTTCGATTGCGAGCCCGGCGTCGTCGCCGAAGCGCATGAAGGGCAGATGCATCAGGTTCTGGTCAATCTGATCGTCAATGCGTTCGACGCCGCCGAGAGCGTCGCCGAGCCGAGGATACGCGTCGCGATCCGGAATTTGGGCGGCGAGGCGGAGATCGTCGTGGAAGACAACGGGCACGGCTTCGCCGAAGGCGTCGCAGACAAGATTTTCGAGCCCTTTTTCACGACGAAAAGCGTAGGCGAGGGAACGGGACTCGGGCTCTGGGTCAGCTATTCGATCATAAAGGAACACGGCGGGTCCATCGTCGCCGCCAATCGCGCCGGCGGCGGAGCCGTGCTCACGGTGCGCCTGCCGATCGACGGCGCCCGCACGCCGGGCGGAGCCCAGGAGCGGATATGA
- a CDS encoding hydrogenase small subunit: MAAVETFYDVIRRQGVTRRSFTKFCSLTAASLGLGSTGAARIANALETNERTPVIWMHGLECTCCSESFIRSAHPLVKDVVLSMISLDYDDTIMAAAGHQAEAILEETKQKYKGKYILAVEGNPPLNEDGMFCIDGGRPFVEKLKWMAEDAMAVIAWGACASWGCVQAAKPNPTRATPIDKVIYDKPIIKVPGCPPIAEVMTGVVTYITTFGRLPELDRQGRPKMFYSQRIHDKCYRRPHFDAGQFVEQWDDESARKGHCLYKMGCKGPTTYNACSTVRWNGGVSFPIQSGHGCIGCSEEGFWDKGPFYERLTNIHQFGVEKTADEIGMAAAGAVGVAVAAHAAATAVKRIMSKDQDH; the protein is encoded by the coding sequence ATGGCCGCTGTCGAAACCTTTTACGACGTCATTCGCCGTCAGGGCGTGACGCGTCGGAGCTTTACGAAATTCTGCAGCCTCACGGCCGCCAGTCTGGGTCTCGGCTCCACGGGCGCCGCCCGAATTGCAAATGCGCTGGAGACCAATGAGCGCACGCCGGTCATCTGGATGCATGGGCTGGAATGCACCTGCTGCTCGGAAAGCTTCATCCGCTCGGCGCATCCGCTGGTCAAAGACGTCGTGCTGTCGATGATCTCGCTCGATTACGACGACACCATCATGGCGGCGGCCGGGCATCAGGCCGAAGCCATCCTGGAAGAGACCAAGCAGAAATATAAGGGCAAATACATTCTCGCGGTCGAGGGCAATCCGCCGCTCAACGAAGACGGCATGTTCTGCATCGACGGCGGCAGGCCCTTCGTCGAAAAGCTCAAATGGATGGCCGAGGACGCCATGGCCGTCATCGCCTGGGGCGCTTGCGCGTCCTGGGGCTGCGTGCAGGCGGCCAAGCCCAATCCGACCCGGGCCACGCCGATCGACAAGGTGATTTACGACAAGCCGATCATCAAGGTGCCGGGCTGCCCCCCGATCGCCGAGGTCATGACCGGCGTCGTCACCTATATCACCACTTTCGGCCGCTTGCCGGAACTCGACCGGCAGGGCCGGCCGAAGATGTTCTACTCCCAGCGCATACACGACAAATGCTATCGCCGCCCGCATTTCGACGCCGGCCAGTTCGTCGAGCAATGGGACGACGAGAGCGCGCGCAAGGGCCATTGCCTCTACAAAATGGGCTGCAAGGGCCCGACCACCTATAACGCCTGCTCCACTGTTCGCTGGAACGGCGGCGTATCATTCCCGATCCAGTCGGGTCATGGCTGCATCGGTTGTTCGGAAGAGGGCTTCTGGGACAAGGGGCCGTTCTATGAGCGGCTGACCAATATCCATCAGTTCGGCGTCGAGAAGACCGCAGACGAAATCGGCATGGCCGCCGCGGGCGCCGTCGGCGTCGCGGTCGCGGCCCATGCCGCAGCGACCGCAGTCAAGCGCATCATGTCGAAAGACCAGGATCACTGA
- the hypD gene encoding hydrogenase formation protein HypD, translated as MKYVDEYRDPALAKGLAAAIAAEAEAGRTYRFMEFCGGHTHAISRYGVEDMLPANVRMIHGPGCPVCVLPVGRIDDAIRLAARPDVTLCTYADLMRVPASNGASLLKARAAGADIRMVYSTLDALRIARSEPRREVVFFAIGFETTTPPTALAVRQAKAEGCANFSVFCNHVLTPVAMRAILAGEEEGVPPLDGIVGPAHVSTVIGSRPYEFVATEYHKPVVISGFEPLDVMQSILMLVHQLNQNRCEIENQYARAVVPQGNARALEAIAEVFELRDSFEWRGLGAVAKSALRLRDAFAAFDAERRFEIETKAAADNPACECGAILRGAKRPMDCKLFGTLCTPETPMGSCMVSSEGSCAAHYAYGRFRDRARTQKEGVLQ; from the coding sequence ATGAAATATGTGGACGAATACCGCGATCCGGCCCTCGCAAAGGGGCTCGCCGCCGCGATCGCGGCCGAGGCGGAAGCGGGCAGGACATACCGTTTCATGGAGTTTTGCGGCGGTCACACCCACGCCATTTCCCGTTATGGGGTCGAGGACATGCTCCCGGCCAATGTGAGGATGATCCACGGTCCAGGATGCCCCGTTTGCGTTCTCCCCGTGGGCCGCATCGACGACGCCATCAGGCTTGCCGCGAGGCCTGACGTGACGCTCTGCACCTACGCCGACCTGATGCGCGTGCCGGCCTCCAACGGGGCCAGCCTGCTCAAGGCGAGAGCCGCCGGCGCCGACATTCGCATGGTCTATTCGACGCTGGACGCGCTGCGCATCGCCCGCAGCGAGCCCCGGCGGGAGGTGGTGTTCTTCGCCATCGGCTTCGAAACCACTACGCCGCCCACCGCTCTCGCCGTCAGGCAGGCGAAAGCCGAGGGCTGCGCCAATTTCAGCGTCTTCTGCAATCACGTGCTGACGCCTGTCGCCATGCGCGCCATTCTGGCGGGAGAAGAAGAGGGCGTTCCGCCGCTCGACGGGATTGTGGGGCCTGCGCATGTGAGCACGGTGATCGGCTCCAGGCCCTATGAGTTCGTGGCGACGGAATATCATAAGCCGGTGGTGATCTCGGGCTTCGAGCCGCTCGATGTGATGCAGTCGATCCTGATGCTGGTGCACCAGCTCAATCAGAACCGCTGCGAAATCGAAAACCAATACGCCCGCGCGGTCGTGCCGCAAGGCAACGCAAGAGCGCTGGAAGCGATCGCCGAGGTTTTCGAACTGCGCGACAGTTTCGAGTGGCGCGGCCTCGGCGCGGTAGCAAAAAGCGCCTTGCGGCTGAGGGACGCCTTCGCCGCTTTCGACGCCGAGCGGCGCTTCGAAATAGAGACCAAAGCGGCGGCCGACAACCCCGCCTGTGAGTGCGGCGCCATTCTGCGCGGCGCCAAGCGTCCCATGGACTGCAAGCTGTTCGGAACTCTCTGCACGCCAGAAACGCCGATGGGGTCCTGCATGGTGTCGTCGGAAGGCTCTTGCGCTGCGCATTACGCCTATGGGCGGTTCAGGGACCGCGCGCGGACTCAAAAAGAGGGCGTATTACAGTGA
- a CDS encoding nickel-dependent hydrogenase large subunit gives MSRLLVGPFNRVEGDLELSLDIQDDAVVAARVATTLYRGFEQILPGRPAMDALAVAPRICGICSVSQSMAAAAALRALHQAEPAHNGVVAANLAHAAENLADHLTHFYIFFMPDFARAQYAPAGWHGAAERRFKAVEGSAANEVLPARRRLLEIMGLLAGKWPHSLAFQPGGTTCSVDLGQKIRLIAILRDFRRFLEEVFFAAPLESVLEMGTVEDLDSYAEGPGAGGDFAAFWRIARALDLENLGRAANVLMSYGAYRGAQGSLLGAGLFDPVSGSPEPFDPAAIREDVSHAFMREGPEDPMLARTEPDIAKAEAYSFAKAPRLGGRPAEVGAIARLAVHGHALTRVLLARSQGSNVAARIVARSMEIAIVTRAAEEWARSLSLDQPFCASAPLRDEGQGVGLIEAARGSLGHWMSVSRSKIRRYQIIAPTGWNFSPRDEQGVPGPLEQALEGAPLQGFGARAASVQHIVRSFDPCMVCTAH, from the coding sequence ATGAGCCGTCTTCTCGTCGGCCCGTTCAACCGCGTCGAGGGCGATCTCGAATTGTCGCTCGACATCCAGGACGACGCCGTTGTCGCGGCCAGGGTTGCAACGACGCTTTATCGCGGATTCGAACAGATCCTGCCGGGCCGCCCCGCCATGGACGCGCTCGCCGTCGCGCCTCGCATATGCGGCATCTGTTCGGTGTCGCAATCGATGGCCGCAGCGGCGGCGCTGCGCGCGCTGCATCAGGCGGAGCCCGCGCATAATGGCGTGGTCGCGGCCAATCTAGCCCATGCCGCCGAGAACCTCGCCGATCATCTGACGCATTTCTATATTTTCTTCATGCCGGACTTCGCTCGCGCACAATATGCGCCGGCGGGTTGGCATGGGGCGGCGGAGCGCCGCTTCAAGGCGGTAGAAGGTTCGGCCGCAAACGAAGTTCTGCCGGCGCGTCGGCGTCTCCTCGAAATCATGGGCCTGCTCGCCGGCAAATGGCCCCATAGTCTGGCCTTTCAGCCGGGCGGAACCACATGCAGCGTCGATCTCGGCCAGAAGATCCGGCTCATAGCCATACTGCGCGACTTTCGCCGCTTTCTGGAGGAAGTCTTCTTCGCGGCGCCCCTCGAATCGGTTTTGGAAATGGGAACGGTCGAGGATCTGGACAGCTACGCCGAAGGGCCTGGGGCGGGCGGCGATTTCGCCGCTTTCTGGCGCATTGCGCGCGCTCTCGATCTCGAGAATCTGGGGCGCGCCGCCAATGTGCTGATGAGCTATGGCGCCTATCGCGGGGCGCAGGGTTCTCTGCTTGGCGCAGGCCTGTTCGATCCCGTCTCGGGGTCGCCCGAGCCGTTTGATCCCGCCGCGATCCGCGAAGATGTTTCGCACGCTTTCATGCGTGAGGGCCCCGAGGATCCCATGCTCGCGAGAACGGAGCCCGATATCGCGAAGGCGGAGGCCTATTCCTTCGCCAAGGCGCCGCGCCTCGGGGGGCGTCCGGCCGAGGTCGGGGCGATCGCCCGCCTCGCCGTCCACGGACACGCCTTGACGCGCGTCCTGCTGGCGCGGTCGCAGGGCTCCAATGTCGCCGCGCGCATAGTCGCCCGTTCGATGGAGATTGCGATCGTGACGCGCGCGGCGGAGGAATGGGCGAGGTCCCTGTCCCTCGATCAGCCCTTTTGCGCCTCGGCTCCGCTGCGCGACGAAGGGCAGGGCGTGGGGCTCATCGAAGCGGCGCGCGGATCGCTCGGCCACTGGATGAGCGTTTCCCGGAGCAAGATCCGCCGCTATCAGATCATCGCGCCCACGGGCTGGAATTTCTCGCCCCGGGATGAGCAGGGGGTTCCCGGGCCCCTGGAGCAGGCTCTCGAGGGCGCCCCGCTCCAGGGGTTCGGCGCCCGCGCCGCCTCTGTCCAGCATATCGTGAGGTCTTTCGATCCCTGCATGGTCTGTACGGCTCATTGA